In the Primulina tabacum isolate GXHZ01 chromosome 15, ASM2559414v2, whole genome shotgun sequence genome, AATTATGTTCATAACGCGCACTGTGAAAAGGGTATTGTCTTGTGTTCTTGGTAGGAACATATAACAATcactcaaaaaaattattaagtTGTGGTTGATTGGTATCTTATCAGTATAAGAAGCGAAGCTACCTGTGATTACTTGTAAATGTTAGCGTATAATTGTCAGGTCTGTCGAAGGATTCTTATCTGTTAGTGCACTCGTGTCTATGAGGTTTGAACTGGCGTTTTTGTTTGTGAAAGTGTATGTGTTCTTTGCAATCTGTACCATGTGATGGAAGGGTTTAATGTTATTGAAGTTTCTACTTGCATGTAATCGCCTTTCTGATGCCTTCTCTGAAAAGTGACATTTAGAATTGATCAGCTTAACTAGATGAAACAACCCGCTAGGGAATGATACCACTTGCTCTAGTATTAacttgttctgaaaaatatctattttattaaatagttttCTGGGGTTAAGTCGATCATGTTCGTGTGCAACCAGATAAGATTGAGTGTTTGAAGGTAAGATCTAAGTACAAAAGAATTGATGTTGACATTCTAATTGAAGGGTGATGGTATTAGACATGTAACTCATGTACAGTTCGTCTTTACTTCtgcattttaatttattttcttttgttggaATTTCATTCTTTCGTAACAACATTAAGATTGCGGGTCAGCTTTAGTGCAGATGTTTCTAATGTAATTCTATACTTCCTGCCTATTCTTGAacttcaaaatgaaaaatcttgtTTTTCATCTATGTTCTGACTTTGGGACTCAGCGTTGGTATTCTTCATGCAGTGGGCTATTGTTCATATTATGGGAAGAAATTTGATCCCGAGCCTGGGAGATGCCGAAGGACAGATGGAAAGAAGTGGAGGTGCTCCAAAGACGCACATCCAGACTCGAAATATTGTGAGCGGCACATGCACCGAGGCCGCAACCGTTCAAGAAAGCCTGTGGAATGTCAATCTATTTCCCAATCCTTGTCAACTGCATTGTCTCAAATATCGACTGGGAGCAGTAGTAACAGTGGAAGCTTCCAAGGAAGCAGCAGTGAAAGCTTTCAAAACAGACCGTTTTACCCTACTGTTAATTCAAGTGGATCGTCTCTTGGTAGCAATTTGACAAAGCTGCAGATGGAAACCATGCCCTATGGGATCAAGGAGTTCAGGTACTTTCACTGAACGAGCTATTATTTCCGAATACTTGTTTCTCTCATTTTCCAGTCTTTATAAAAATGGGATAAAATACCTGCGAAAGAGTTTTTGGTGGGTTCCACGTGTATGGAAGTTTAAAAAGTTGTAATCTTTGTTGAAACCACTGATCATTTTTTATAATCAGATAAGGAAAAAGaccgaaaaagaaaaaaagaaaaagtaaaTCTTTGCTTGAATTTAATGGGTTCTTTTTTATCAAAAGGATGTGGTTTGGTAACACTCATTGGGGTTTTTCAGATTAGTTATGAGAAAGCCTATCTATGTTCATGGGTTTATATATAATgtgataaattaaaatttaccatCACCTAGTTTGTCTTATTCTTGAATAAAATCTTGAACCCACAAATTGAATGGattgaattttaattattgacCAAATTGTTTCCCTCTTGTGTTAGTATGGAGGATTTCCAtacgccccccccccccccccccccccccccccgtcTTCAGGACAACTCTTTTGGTTTGATCTAGCCTTGTTAAAATTTACCCTTTTTCCTTTCTAATTCAACTCTTTATTTCTCTTGTCTTGTCTCTAATTTTAACTTAAGTTGAACATGCAGGTATATTCATGGGCTGAATTCTGATTCCAATGATAATAGTTTCTCAGCAGAAGCTTCTGGAAGTGTTGGAAATTTAGGCTTGGGCCCTAGCTCAGGCGGCGGCAATTGGCATTTCACACATTCTCAAGTTTCTTTGAGCCCCTACTTAAAGTCCGATTCCTCATTTATTGATGATTCTTCTTCCCAACAAAACATGCTTCGTGCTTTTGAACCCATCGATTTGACCATGCCAAAACAGCAGCCGAAAGACTTGTTTTTTGGCAGTGATATTAGTTCAGCAGGTCCAGTACAGCGTGAGCAGCTTCCAGTACATCCTTTCTTCAACGAGTGGCCTACGACTAAGGAATCATGGTCCAATTTCAACGATGATGGATCCAGCAAAAATGTCTTTTCATCGACTCATCTGTCCATCTCAATTCCCCGAGCATCTCGTGATGTTTCTCCAAGGAGTGATTACTCTCCTAAAGGTTAGTCACAAGAATTGTCATGCATAGAATTTCATGAAAATTCTTGGCTAGACCAGCTGTTCTCAAAATAAGTTATACTTCATATTCTTGATTATGGTATATCATCCCACTGACTGGTATTGTCAGAGCAAGATCACAGGGCAGCACAATAATAAACTGGGTCGAGTTTTCCCTGACTTTGTGTTTGAATTTGAGACCGATCGGTTTAAAAGCTAGCATCAAGGCTTGAGCTTGCTAGCTTAGGGAATTTtagatataattatatataaataaatgtaGTGAAGCTTGGATCATGCCATAAAATAATTTGGGATTGAATTTGGCTAGAATATATATTCGAATATGTTTGAGCACAATTTACGAATGGAATAATATTCGAGCTGGCTCGATTTGTTTGCACATGCAGTGAAGCCTTTTTTAGCtacaaaaaaatctaaaaatttgTCCTAGAATCAGTCTTACTGAATGTAAGCATTTGCAAGAACTGTAGTGCTTCAAATTCCCAGCTAGGTCAGCTCTAGCAAGTGCGATGCTTTGTGATCTTTATTTTGTCCCAGAATCCAGGCTAGGCTGCATAGTGATACCCTGTGTGATGAAGAACACGGAGATTAGAATATCATTGATGCTAAAAATGATCTCGATATCTTGTCGTAGCATCATATTACTGAATGTAAACACCCTAAACTGTGTGTTTCCTCTTTTTTTGGTGCACAGATGCTTGAAGTCGGTTGAACAATAAACGCCCGGACAGTTCTCTACACATTTTCGTTGTTTTATGGCGCGTAGATGCTTAAACGGGCGTTGATGAGAATAATGAACGCCTGTCAGTTCTTTCTCCTTGTTGATTGTAGTCTGTTCCAAGAACTGATGCTTACCATCAACCATGTAAGTCAGTTGACTAGACATTTAATAGTCCATTGTCG is a window encoding:
- the LOC142527867 gene encoding growth-regulating factor 4-like, which gives rise to MSGTASTSTAVRAGGGGEAGYGGGYRPPFTTMQLQELEHQAMIYKYLVAGLPIPPDLVMPIRRSFESISASLFHHPSLGYCSYYGKKFDPEPGRCRRTDGKKWRCSKDAHPDSKYCERHMHRGRNRSRKPVECQSISQSLSTALSQISTGSSSNSGSFQGSSSESFQNRPFYPTVNSSGSSLGSNLTKLQMETMPYGIKEFRYIHGLNSDSNDNSFSAEASGSVGNLGLGPSSGGGNWHFTHSQVSLSPYLKSDSSFIDDSSSQQNMLRAFEPIDLTMPKQQPKDLFFGSDISSAGPVQREQLPVHPFFNEWPTTKESWSNFNDDGSSKNVFSSTHLSISIPRASRDVSPRSDYSPKDA